AAGATTGAAAAGAGAAACTTAGGATAAAAACTTAGCGTTGATAATGAAAAGCTTGTTTTCGCAGTTTTCAGCATTCCAAAAAGAGCAGGTAATAAAACAAAAGCTGTTAGAATCCCTGTGAAAATCAAATAAAAGAGAAATTTTTTCCATCTATGGAATAGAGCTTTCACTTTCCAATCTTTTAATTTAGGATATTTCAACCAGTCTAAATATGCACGATATACTAGCGAAAATAAACAAACCATATAGCCTAAATAAAAGTTTGTTACAATCGTCAAGAATAGCGTCACTCCATATAAAATCCCACTCTTTTCTTCTGCCAACCGCTCAAGTCCTAAAACAACAAGTGGAAATAAAATAAGCGCATCAAGCCACATATAATTGAAACTATACGCCACAACAAAACCACAAAAGCTATAGGCTGTTGAAAATAGAAGCATCGAAAAGCGAATCTTTTGATTATGTTTTTTTAAATAATAACACATGGAAAGGCCCATCAAAGAAATTTTAACCATTATGATCCAGATCAGAGCGGTTGGTAAATTTTCTTTTGGAAATAAAAAACTAATAAAATTGAAGGGACTCATTAAGTAATAACTCCACATTGTTGCAATTGAATCACCAATCCCATTTGAAAACGAATATAAGCTCATCCCATCGCTAAAAAAGGAGCGAAAAGAATACATAAATTGTAAATACTGTGTCCCAATATCGCTAATTAGCAAATTATTGTCACCAAATGGCGTAACTCCCAAAGAAGCAAACGTGATACAAAGTAAAAAGAGAGGAACAAAGAAACTTCCTCCATACAAGATAATTTTATTCATAGTTTCCCTCCACCAAACTTTATAAAAGTGGTTATGTAAATCATGTGCCAAACTTTTTTATCTTCTTTTATCATATTAACTTATTTTATCTCTTACTACCACTAGTTTAATGTTTTTTCTTTACTGCGAGTGTTGCCCGGCTTACACAAATCTTTCGGCCACCTTCATCGATCAAATCAATTTGCCAAACTTGAGTTGTTTTTCCGTCATGCACACAATTTGCAACTGCAACAATTTCTCCTGATTGCTTACTTGCCAAGTGATTCGCATTAATTTCTAGCCCAAAAGCAATTTCATCAGTAGCAATCGAATGAGATGCACCTAGGCTTGCTGCATGCTCAGCTAAAAGGACAGAAACTCCGCCATGCAAATAGCCAAAAGGTTGTAACACTTTTTCAGTTATTTCAAGTTTTAGAGCTGCATAGCCTTTTTTCACTTCAATAATTTCAATACCAAGCGTTTCTTGAATTCCCATAATAATCTCTACCTCCTCTTCTTTTAAAGCTTATCATAAGTACTTTTTGTTTGCACTTATTCGTTTGTGGTAAAATAATAAATAAAACACTATACCAGGGAGATTTTATCATGACTATTTTTAATAACGTACCATTGATTGCTTCACTTGTTGCCATTGTTTTTGCACAAGTAGTTAAAGTTCCAATATACCTTATTGTTTCACGTAAAATAGACTTAGGGTTAATTTTTTCCACTGGTGGAATGCCTAGTTCACACTCAGCTGCTGTCACAGCCTTAATGACAACAACGGCAATTCAATATGGATTAGCTTCTCCTTATTTCGCTATTGCTACTGTTTTTGGGGTGATTGTGATGTTTGATGCTACTGGGGTAAGGCGACAAGCTGGAGAACATGCCATTGTTTTAAATCGACTTGTACTGGAGTTTCAAGAATTAGCAAAACATGCAAAAGGATTGACCAGTCCTAAACAAGAAGAAAAAACGAAGCATTTAAAAGAATTGTTAGGGCATAAACCAATGGAAGTATTTTTTGGCGCATTAACTGGTATTGCGATTGGCTTTTTGCTGGATTATT
This DNA window, taken from Listeria sp. PSOL-1, encodes the following:
- the menI gene encoding 1,4-dihydroxy-2-naphthoyl-CoA hydrolase MenI codes for the protein MGIQETLGIEIIEVKKGYAALKLEITEKVLQPFGYLHGGVSVLLAEHAASLGASHSIATDEIAFGLEINANHLASKQSGEIVAVANCVHDGKTTQVWQIDLIDEGGRKICVSRATLAVKKKH
- a CDS encoding divergent PAP2 family protein; the encoded protein is MTIFNNVPLIASLVAIVFAQVVKVPIYLIVSRKIDLGLIFSTGGMPSSHSAAVTALMTTTAIQYGLASPYFAIATVFGVIVMFDATGVRRQAGEHAIVLNRLVLEFQELAKHAKGLTSPKQEEKTKHLKELLGHKPMEVFFGALTGIAIGFLLDYLLGTF